The following coding sequences lie in one Flavobacterium cyclinae genomic window:
- a CDS encoding sensor histidine kinase codes for MFSFSFKNRIAFNYIVSSSILIAIVFISIFSIVNYRVNQHINEEIQEELYKHLDDVSTDSNDTYLIQVDQWRAREHNSFSVNPVFVEFYDTNKLLIDKSPNLKNSNINLLENVKNNTFTDTKLNGIPIRQIQTPIINKEKIVGYLVVAMSLEDLEIVQILKHILLISYPLILILLYLFARFFAGRSIIPVSTIIETSGKITKDNLKTRIPLPNNKDELFALSQTINNLLDRVENAIEREKQFTSDASHELRTPLAVIKGTMEVLIRKPRNQQEYEEKIQFCISEVDRLNHMVDQLLLLARFENQKQNIKKETIYLNALILDNLTRFSDKIDSKKLKVITSFNEDYYIESDNYLVSIIVSNLISNAIKYSNNETEINITIWNDNETVLFSISDNGIGIASEDIEKIFTSFYRSNVANHTQIKGTGLGLSIVKRLCDLLKVDINLTSQLEKGTTFVLRFPTFNIK; via the coding sequence ATGTTTTCATTTTCATTTAAAAATAGAATTGCGTTTAACTATATTGTAAGTAGTTCAATACTTATAGCTATTGTTTTTATTTCTATTTTTTCAATTGTAAACTATCGTGTAAATCAGCATATTAATGAAGAAATTCAGGAAGAATTATATAAACATTTAGATGATGTTTCTACTGATTCTAATGATACGTATTTAATTCAAGTGGATCAATGGCGTGCAAGAGAACACAATTCGTTTAGCGTAAATCCAGTTTTTGTTGAGTTTTATGATACGAATAAATTACTAATTGATAAATCACCAAATCTTAAAAATTCAAATATTAATTTATTAGAGAATGTTAAGAACAACACTTTTACGGATACTAAATTAAATGGTATCCCAATTAGACAAATTCAAACTCCAATTATAAATAAAGAAAAAATTGTGGGATATCTTGTAGTGGCTATGTCTTTAGAAGATTTGGAAATTGTGCAAATATTGAAGCATATTTTACTTATTTCGTATCCTTTAATCTTAATTTTACTCTATTTATTTGCCCGTTTTTTTGCTGGTAGAAGTATTATTCCGGTAAGTACTATTATTGAAACATCTGGAAAAATAACAAAAGACAATTTAAAAACACGAATTCCGTTACCCAATAATAAAGACGAATTGTTTGCATTATCTCAAACGATAAATAATCTTCTAGATAGAGTTGAAAACGCAATTGAAAGAGAAAAACAATTTACTTCTGATGCCTCTCATGAATTACGTACACCATTAGCGGTTATTAAAGGAACAATGGAAGTATTAATTCGAAAACCTCGAAATCAGCAAGAATACGAGGAGAAAATACAATTTTGTATTTCAGAAGTTGATCGCTTGAATCATATGGTTGACCAATTATTATTGTTAGCTCGATTTGAAAACCAAAAGCAAAATATTAAAAAAGAAACCATTTATTTAAATGCTTTAATCTTAGACAATCTTACCCGTTTTTCTGATAAAATTGACAGTAAAAAATTAAAAGTGATTACTTCATTTAATGAAGATTATTACATAGAATCAGATAATTATCTAGTTTCAATAATTGTAAGTAACCTAATTTCAAATGCTATAAAATATTCCAATAATGAAACCGAAATCAATATTACAATCTGGAACGATAATGAAACGGTTCTGTTTTCTATTTCAGATAATGGTATTGGCATAGCATCTGAAGATATTGAAAAAATATTTACTTCTTTTTATCGTTCAAATGTTGCCAATCATACCCAAATCAAAGGAACTGGATTAGGTTTATCTATTGTAAAAAGATTATGCGATTTATTAAAAGTAGATATTAATTTAACCAGCCAACTCGAAAAAGGAACAACCTTTGTTTTAAGATTTCCAACATTCAACATTAAGTAG
- a CDS encoding CusA/CzcA family heavy metal efflux RND transporter, producing MLEKIIAFSLRNKLIVLLFTLGVFGFGLFSVFQISIGAVPDVTNNQVQVITTSRNLSTQDIEQYITYPVEIEMANLPSVKEIRSISKFGLSVVTIVFEDEIGTYLPRQLIAEKIKTASEKIPQGFGTPEMGPITTGLGEIYQYTLEVKPEFKNQYTVTDLRTIQDWIVKRQLSGIKGVVEINTWGGYLKQYEIALHPSSLKAMNITTTDVFNALEKNNSIAGGSYIEKTNESYFIRGEGKVNSIEDIQNIVVKNDFGTPIYIKDVAQVQFGHANRFGAITGNGEGEKVLGQVMMLKDANSKQVIDDVKHRIAEIEKSLPDGVYINGFLERSELVGKTTFTVAENLILGCLIVIFVVVVLLGNWRSGLVVASVIPLCLLFAITFMNIFKIDANLMSLGAIDFGIIIDGAVIIVEFIAFQIVSKSSHLVGLSKKDRQEEIDQITYKSASKMMNSAVFGQLIILIVFIPILSLSGVEGKMFKPMAMTFSFALLGAMLFCFTYVPVAASLFLKPQEENPNSFSNRLINKLNSWYLPVIKWALQNTKKVLSGAVAILVIALALFSTMGGEFIPQLDEGDFVIQPVLKTGTSLSKTIETTTKIEKTILKNFPEVEQVVSRIGAAEVPTDPMSMEESDVIVKLKPKSEWVSAHTKDELADKIKVAIEKQIPNMEIEFTQPIEMRFNELISGSRSDVAIKIFGEDLDILAKKAHEVEKAIRNVEGASDIIIEKTEGLPQMFVQYDRSKIARYGLNIADLNEIIALGFAGKVAGNVFEGEKRFDMVIRLNQTNRKDIEDLRNLYVPTPNGEQIPLRELANISYTEGPAKISRDNTNRRIVVGINVRNRDLQSVVDDVKKIINSKIDLPPGYRVTYGGQFENLESAKARLMIAVPIALFLIFIMLHFAFGSIKEAMMVYTAIPLSAVGGVLFLWLRDLPFSISAGVGFIALFGIAVLNGIVLIEHFKELKHSGKFTDMNELILKGTTDRLRPVLLTAAAAALGFLPMAISSGAGAEVQRPLATVVIGGLITATLLTLIVLPILFKIYDEKEEKKLKFKNIKLTTHIIILFFGTTLSYGQENNTELDSLVAGALQNNRSIKSGQLQVDKAKQATKLAYDFNKTNVYYSYDENNLAVNNLPLKVFGAQQTFSFPTVYGAQRKVYMAEYEKEQAGFEIQKNKLTLEISKVYYEVVYLNHQEKLYRYLDSLYQNFSKASNRRFELGETNYLEKITAEAKFRQIRTKLSQIDKAKAAQLELLQALVQFDTKVDVKSSEIKPLSTLNNNSSKDLYTSYLETFTKKYKANESLQKQNWLPDINLEYFQGNNTGLSQSLYGFQVGLSIPILFNGNIAKSKVAKLETQAWEQQKQNEETKIEAYINQKNNELIQFQQAIDYYNQYGKKVSDEIIKVANNSYKHGEIDFFQYILSLENATTIQVEYLDAVIQYNKTKLDLQYINF from the coding sequence ATGTTAGAAAAAATTATTGCTTTTAGTTTAAGAAACAAGCTAATTGTTTTATTGTTTACCTTGGGGGTTTTTGGATTTGGATTATTCTCCGTATTTCAAATTTCAATTGGAGCTGTTCCTGATGTAACAAATAATCAGGTGCAAGTAATTACTACTTCTCGAAATTTATCAACTCAAGATATCGAACAATATATTACGTATCCTGTTGAAATTGAAATGGCCAACTTGCCAAGTGTAAAAGAAATACGTTCCATTTCAAAGTTTGGATTATCTGTAGTAACCATTGTTTTTGAAGACGAGATAGGTACGTATTTACCACGTCAGTTAATAGCCGAAAAAATCAAAACGGCTTCTGAAAAAATTCCTCAAGGATTTGGAACTCCAGAAATGGGTCCCATCACTACAGGATTGGGAGAAATTTATCAATATACTCTAGAAGTTAAACCCGAATTTAAAAACCAATATACCGTAACCGATTTAAGAACTATTCAAGATTGGATTGTTAAACGTCAGTTGTCAGGAATCAAAGGTGTGGTTGAAATTAATACTTGGGGTGGCTATTTAAAACAATATGAAATTGCTTTGCATCCTTCAAGTTTGAAAGCAATGAATATTACTACTACTGATGTTTTCAATGCATTAGAGAAAAATAATAGTATTGCTGGAGGTTCGTATATAGAAAAAACCAATGAAAGTTATTTCATTCGTGGAGAAGGAAAAGTAAATTCCATCGAAGATATCCAAAATATTGTGGTAAAAAATGATTTTGGTACTCCAATTTACATCAAAGATGTTGCGCAAGTTCAATTTGGACATGCTAATCGTTTTGGTGCTATCACTGGAAATGGAGAAGGAGAAAAAGTGTTAGGGCAAGTAATGATGCTAAAAGATGCCAATTCCAAACAAGTTATTGATGATGTAAAACACAGAATTGCCGAAATTGAAAAATCCTTACCCGATGGAGTTTACATAAATGGTTTCCTTGAACGTAGTGAACTTGTAGGAAAAACAACTTTTACAGTAGCAGAAAACCTAATTTTAGGTTGTTTAATCGTAATTTTTGTGGTGGTAGTTTTACTTGGAAACTGGCGTTCAGGATTAGTGGTGGCCTCTGTTATTCCGTTATGTTTGCTTTTTGCCATTACTTTTATGAATATCTTTAAAATTGATGCCAACTTAATGAGTTTAGGAGCTATCGATTTTGGAATTATCATTGATGGGGCTGTAATTATTGTAGAATTTATTGCCTTTCAAATTGTTAGCAAATCATCACATTTGGTAGGTTTAAGCAAAAAAGATCGTCAGGAAGAAATTGATCAAATTACATATAAGAGTGCTTCAAAAATGATGAACTCTGCTGTTTTTGGGCAGTTGATTATTCTTATAGTATTTATCCCAATTTTATCACTTTCAGGAGTAGAAGGTAAAATGTTCAAACCTATGGCAATGACATTCAGTTTTGCTTTATTGGGTGCTATGTTGTTTTGCTTTACCTATGTTCCGGTGGCGGCTTCCTTATTTTTAAAACCGCAAGAGGAAAATCCAAATTCATTCTCAAATCGTTTAATCAATAAATTGAATTCATGGTACTTACCGGTTATCAAATGGGCGTTGCAAAACACTAAAAAAGTGCTTTCAGGTGCTGTAGCTATTTTGGTAATCGCGTTGGCTTTGTTTTCAACTATGGGTGGCGAATTTATTCCGCAGTTGGACGAAGGAGATTTCGTAATTCAACCCGTTTTAAAAACAGGTACTTCATTAAGTAAAACCATTGAAACCACTACAAAAATTGAGAAAACCATTTTGAAAAATTTCCCAGAAGTGGAACAAGTAGTGAGTAGAATTGGTGCTGCTGAAGTTCCTACTGATCCAATGAGTATGGAAGAAAGTGATGTTATTGTGAAATTAAAACCAAAATCGGAATGGGTTTCGGCGCATACTAAAGACGAATTGGCAGATAAAATTAAAGTGGCAATCGAAAAACAAATTCCTAATATGGAAATTGAATTTACGCAACCTATTGAAATGCGTTTTAACGAATTAATTTCAGGTTCACGTTCCGATGTAGCAATTAAAATTTTTGGTGAAGATTTGGATATTTTAGCTAAAAAAGCACATGAAGTTGAAAAAGCCATTCGAAATGTTGAAGGCGCTTCTGATATTATCATCGAAAAAACAGAAGGTTTACCTCAAATGTTTGTACAATACGACCGTAGTAAAATTGCTCGTTATGGTTTAAACATTGCTGATTTAAACGAAATTATTGCTTTAGGTTTTGCAGGTAAAGTTGCGGGAAATGTTTTTGAAGGTGAAAAACGCTTCGATATGGTCATTCGCTTAAATCAAACGAATAGAAAAGATATTGAAGATTTACGAAATTTATATGTACCAACTCCTAATGGCGAACAAATTCCATTACGTGAATTAGCCAATATCAGCTATACCGAAGGACCAGCAAAAATATCTCGTGATAATACCAACAGAAGAATCGTTGTGGGAATTAACGTTAGAAACAGAGATTTACAAAGTGTAGTTGACGATGTAAAAAAAATCATCAATTCTAAAATCGATTTGCCTCCAGGATATCGAGTTACTTATGGAGGACAATTTGAAAATTTAGAAAGTGCTAAAGCACGTTTAATGATAGCCGTTCCTATTGCTTTGTTCTTAATTTTCATCATGTTGCATTTTGCATTTGGTTCTATCAAAGAAGCTATGATGGTGTATACAGCCATTCCATTATCTGCAGTAGGAGGTGTTTTATTTCTTTGGTTGCGCGATTTACCTTTTAGTATTTCAGCTGGAGTAGGATTTATTGCTCTTTTTGGTATCGCGGTTTTAAACGGAATTGTATTAATCGAACATTTTAAAGAATTAAAACATAGTGGAAAATTTACCGATATGAACGAACTCATCTTAAAAGGAACTACCGATAGACTTCGACCTGTTTTATTAACAGCCGCAGCTGCAGCCTTAGGGTTTCTACCAATGGCAATTTCGTCTGGTGCAGGTGCCGAAGTACAAAGACCTTTAGCAACAGTTGTAATTGGTGGTTTAATTACAGCCACTTTATTAACCTTGATTGTTCTTCCTATTTTGTTTAAAATTTATGATGAAAAAGAGGAGAAAAAATTAAAATTCAAAAATATTAAACTAACAACACATATTATCATTCTATTCTTTGGTACTACTTTATCTTATGGTCAAGAAAACAATACCGAATTAGATAGTTTGGTGGCTGGAGCTTTACAAAATAATAGAAGCATCAAATCAGGTCAACTACAAGTAGATAAAGCAAAACAAGCTACCAAATTGGCCTACGATTTTAACAAAACGAATGTATATTATAGCTATGACGAAAACAATTTAGCAGTTAACAATTTGCCATTAAAAGTTTTTGGAGCCCAACAAACTTTTTCTTTCCCAACTGTATATGGAGCTCAAAGAAAAGTTTACATGGCGGAATATGAAAAGGAACAAGCGGGTTTTGAAATACAAAAAAACAAACTAACGCTTGAAATTTCTAAAGTGTATTATGAGGTGGTGTATTTAAATCATCAAGAAAAATTATATCGATATTTAGATAGTTTGTACCAAAATTTCTCTAAAGCTAGTAATAGAAGATTTGAATTGGGAGAAACTAATTATCTAGAAAAAATCACGGCAGAAGCCAAGTTTAGACAGATTAGAACCAAGTTGTCTCAAATTGATAAAGCAAAAGCGGCTCAGTTGGAATTGCTACAAGCATTAGTACAATTCGATACTAAAGTTGATGTAAAATCTTCAGAAATTAAACCTTTAAGCACTTTGAATAATAATTCAAGTAAAGATTTATATACATCTTATTTAGAAACATTTACAAAAAAATATAAAGCTAATGAGAGTTTGCAAAAGCAAAATTGGTTACCTGATATTAATTTAGAGTATTTTCAAGGGAATAACACCGGTTTATCTCAATCTTTATATGGTTTCCAAGTTGGATTATCGATTCCGATATTGTTTAATGGAAATATAGCAAAATCGAAAGTAGCTAAGTTAGAAACGCAAGCTTGGGAACAACAAAAGCAAAACGAAGAAACTAAAATTGAGGCGTATATCAATCAAAAGAATAATGAGTTAATTCAGTTTCAACAAGCAATTGACTATTATAACCAATACGGTAAAAAAGTATCGGATGAAATCATTAAAGTGGCTAACAATAGTTACAAACACGGAGAAATTGACTTTTTTCAATATATCTTAAGTTTGGAGAATGCAACCACTATCCAAGTAGAATACTTAGATGCTGTTATTCAATACAATAAAACAAAATTAGATTTACAATACATTAATTTTTAA
- a CDS encoding DUF3570 domain-containing protein translates to MKNISLIVFVLITTLGFSQQKDSTEVVYKKRVLESTEVDFLLSYYKQDGLHSAVSGGIGSEKLTDLASNIVVAMPLNDDAVLTIDAGISAYTSASSSNINPFNASGASGGRGDDDDDRVIGGPTGTPWQASSGASASDVYASVVANYSHSSDDRNLVWNVDVAFSNEYDYTSIGFGGGIAKLFNDKNSEVSFKVNAYLDQWRPIYPTELHEYAKYGSNFLNSGFFTGVTVYDQNGNASTSYLPSDFTNWNGTNRNSYAASFGFSQVATKKMQFSVFLDILSQTGMLSTPYQRVYFADKANYYIGQSAYIPYYLNSSINSGVYQLADDIERLPGTRFKIPFGTRLNYYLNERVTFRTYYRYYWDDWGVTSHTASLEIPVKLSDKFTVFPSYRYYTQGKAKYFAPFETHVSTEQYYTSDYDLSTFNANQYGFGISYTDIFTSAKIWNFGLKNIDFRFSHYDRNDGLNANIITFGIKFVEQ, encoded by the coding sequence ATGAAAAATATAAGTCTAATAGTTTTTGTTTTAATAACTACATTGGGTTTTTCGCAACAGAAAGATTCAACCGAAGTTGTCTATAAAAAACGTGTTTTAGAATCAACTGAAGTTGACTTTTTATTGAGTTATTACAAACAAGATGGTTTGCATTCTGCTGTTTCGGGTGGTATTGGTTCTGAAAAGTTAACAGATTTGGCTTCAAACATTGTAGTGGCTATGCCATTAAATGATGATGCTGTATTAACAATTGATGCTGGAATATCAGCATATACTTCGGCATCTTCTAGTAATATCAATCCATTTAATGCTTCTGGTGCTTCTGGTGGCAGAGGAGACGATGATGATGACAGAGTAATTGGTGGTCCTACAGGTACACCATGGCAAGCTTCTTCAGGTGCTTCTGCTTCAGATGTTTATGCTTCGGTGGTAGCTAATTATAGTCATTCAAGTGATGATCGAAATTTAGTTTGGAATGTTGATGTAGCTTTTTCTAATGAATATGATTATACTTCAATAGGTTTTGGAGGTGGAATTGCTAAACTTTTTAATGATAAAAATTCAGAAGTTTCTTTCAAAGTCAATGCTTATTTAGATCAATGGCGCCCTATTTACCCAACAGAGTTACATGAATATGCAAAATACGGTTCTAACTTTTTAAATAGCGGATTTTTTACAGGTGTAACCGTTTATGACCAAAATGGAAATGCATCAACTTCTTATTTACCTTCCGATTTTACAAACTGGAATGGTACCAATAGAAATTCTTATGCGGCGTCTTTTGGTTTTTCTCAAGTAGCTACTAAAAAAATGCAATTTTCTGTGTTTTTAGATATTCTTTCGCAAACAGGAATGTTGTCAACGCCTTATCAAAGAGTCTATTTTGCTGATAAAGCCAATTATTATATTGGTCAATCTGCTTATATACCGTATTATTTGAATTCGTCTATTAATTCGGGTGTATATCAATTGGCAGATGATATTGAAAGATTGCCAGGAACGCGTTTTAAAATTCCTTTTGGTACTCGTTTGAATTATTATTTAAATGAAAGAGTGACTTTCCGAACGTATTATAGATATTATTGGGATGATTGGGGAGTAACTTCTCATACCGCTAGCTTAGAAATTCCGGTTAAATTGTCAGATAAATTTACTGTTTTCCCTTCGTATCGATATTATACACAAGGTAAGGCTAAATATTTTGCCCCTTTTGAAACGCACGTTTCAACAGAGCAATATTATACATCAGATTATGATTTGTCTACTTTTAATGCTAATCAGTATGGTTTTGGAATTAGTTACACCGATATTTTTACGAGTGCTAAAATTTGGAACTTCGGGTTAAAAAATATCGATTTCAGATTCAGTCACTATGACCGTAATGATGGGTTAAATGCGAATATCATTACCTTTGGAATCAAATTTGTGGAACAATAA
- a CDS encoding DUF4266 domain-containing protein, with amino-acid sequence MRKVILAGLVILGMASCNSVKEYDKQYINDPDMKLSARSSERYETTFQVYREAASGANGGKTGGGCGCN; translated from the coding sequence ATGAGAAAAGTAATTTTAGCAGGGTTAGTAATTTTAGGAATGGCATCTTGCAACTCGGTAAAAGAATATGACAAACAATATATCAACGATCCCGATATGAAACTATCTGCAAGAAGCTCGGAACGCTACGAAACTACTTTTCAAGTGTATCGTGAAGCAGCTTCTGGTGCTAATGGAGGAAAAACCGGTGGTGGTTGTGGATGTAATTAG
- a CDS encoding response regulator transcription factor → MHILIIEDEKGIVDFLQQGLEEEGYIISTAANGEEGLKKAIELSVDLVLLDWMLPKMQGIDVCKNIRLEKINLPIIFLTAKDTVQETIEGLKAGANDYIKKPFSFEELLERIKIHFRTKDEIKILTLGNITIDKSKFQVFVDNKEVSLTQREFELLEYLIKNKGQVCTRTNIIEDVWDIHFEYDTGVIDVFMNAIRKKLNLSKDQELIKTIRGVGYIANEI, encoded by the coding sequence ATGCACATACTTATTATTGAAGATGAAAAAGGAATTGTAGACTTTCTTCAACAAGGTTTAGAGGAAGAAGGATATATCATTTCTACTGCTGCTAATGGTGAAGAAGGGTTAAAAAAAGCAATTGAGTTATCAGTTGATTTAGTACTTTTGGATTGGATGTTACCAAAAATGCAAGGGATAGATGTTTGTAAAAATATTCGTTTAGAAAAAATTAATTTGCCTATCATTTTTTTAACGGCAAAAGACACCGTTCAAGAAACAATTGAAGGCTTGAAGGCAGGTGCTAATGATTACATTAAGAAACCTTTTTCGTTTGAAGAATTATTAGAGCGTATTAAAATTCATTTTAGAACTAAAGATGAAATTAAAATATTAACGCTGGGAAATATTACGATTGATAAGTCAAAATTTCAAGTGTTTGTTGACAATAAAGAAGTATCTTTGACACAAAGAGAATTTGAACTACTCGAATATTTAATTAAAAATAAAGGTCAGGTTTGTACCCGAACTAATATTATTGAAGACGTTTGGGATATTCACTTTGAATATGATACCGGAGTTATTGATGTTTTTATGAATGCAATTCGAAAAAAACTCAACCTTTCTAAAGATCAAGAATTAATTAAAACCATAAGAGGAGTAGGGTACATCGCAAACGAAATTTAG
- a CDS encoding cation diffusion facilitator family transporter: MPNTEKAIKATYFSIIGNTLLALIKGITGYLGNSYALIADAIESTADIFASFLVLFGIKYSNKPADENHPYGHGRAEPLVTFLVVGFLISSAIIIAHESIQNIQTPHDLPKPFTLFVLGAIILWKEISFQIVMRKSIETNSSSLKADAWHHRSDAITSVAAFIGISIALYFGKGYEAADDWAALLASVFILYNCYKIFRPALGEIMDEHLYHDLEEEIKKISNTVAGVICIEKCFIRKAGMKYHVDLHVMVDGDKSVKEGHDIAHLLKDTLRKELIELGHVLIHIEPNYESISR; encoded by the coding sequence ATGCCGAATACAGAAAAAGCCATCAAAGCGACTTATTTTAGTATCATAGGAAATACTTTATTAGCACTTATTAAAGGTATTACAGGATATTTAGGTAATTCCTATGCTTTGATTGCAGACGCTATTGAATCTACAGCTGATATTTTTGCTTCGTTTTTAGTCCTTTTTGGAATCAAATATTCAAATAAACCAGCTGATGAAAATCATCCTTATGGTCACGGTAGAGCCGAACCACTTGTTACGTTTTTAGTAGTAGGTTTTTTAATTTCTTCTGCCATAATAATTGCGCACGAAAGTATTCAAAACATTCAAACACCACATGATTTACCTAAGCCTTTTACATTATTTGTATTAGGTGCAATTATTTTATGGAAAGAGATTTCATTCCAAATCGTAATGAGAAAAAGTATTGAAACCAATAGCAGTTCTTTAAAAGCCGATGCTTGGCATCATAGAAGTGATGCTATTACGTCTGTAGCAGCTTTCATTGGAATTTCTATTGCTTTGTATTTTGGAAAAGGGTATGAAGCAGCAGATGATTGGGCTGCTTTGTTAGCCTCAGTTTTTATATTATACAATTGTTATAAGATTTTCAGACCTGCATTAGGTGAAATAATGGACGAACATTTGTATCATGATTTGGAAGAAGAAATTAAAAAGATTTCAAATACCGTTGCTGGTGTAATTTGCATCGAAAAATGTTTTATTAGAAAAGCAGGCATGAAATACCATGTAGATTTACATGTAATGGTTGATGGTGATAAATCGGTTAAAGAAGGCCATGATATTGCTCATTTACTTAAAGATACTTTAAGAAAAGAGTTAATTGAATTAGGTCATGTTTTAATTCATATAGAGCCTAATTATGAATCTATTTCGCGTTAA
- a CDS encoding FAD:protein FMN transferase, translated as MRQLLISIFVLSCSVSLGQQVFKKKQSLLGSPFEITVVASDSILGNQYTDMAIAEVKRIENLISDWIPTSQISKVNQNAGIGPVQVDKEVYDLVERAITISKLTSGAFDISYASMDRIWKFDGSMKEMPTPEAIKKSVEKVGYQNIILNPQNTSIFLKNKGMKLGLGGIGQGYIADKIKALLQIKGCKSGLVNVSGDINTWGTQPDGKSWTVGIVNPMNKNKVFATFPLEDSAVETSGSYEKYVTFNGKRYSHIIDPRTGYPASGIISVSVFAKQTELADALATGIFVLGIDVGLDLINQLNGIGCIIVDDKGNIHVSKNIDIKKYQ; from the coding sequence ATGAGACAATTACTAATTTCAATATTCGTATTAAGCTGTTCTGTTTCTTTAGGCCAACAAGTTTTTAAGAAAAAACAAAGTTTGTTGGGTAGTCCTTTTGAAATTACAGTTGTAGCTTCTGATTCCATTCTAGGCAATCAGTACACAGATATGGCTATTGCAGAAGTAAAACGTATTGAAAACTTAATTTCAGATTGGATTCCTACTTCTCAAATTTCTAAAGTAAATCAAAATGCAGGTATTGGGCCTGTTCAAGTAGATAAAGAAGTTTATGATTTAGTGGAGCGAGCAATTACGATTTCTAAATTAACTTCAGGAGCTTTTGATATATCGTATGCTTCTATGGATAGAATTTGGAAATTTGATGGAAGCATGAAAGAAATGCCAACACCAGAAGCAATTAAAAAATCGGTTGAGAAGGTAGGATATCAAAACATTATTTTAAATCCTCAAAACACTTCCATTTTTCTTAAGAACAAGGGAATGAAGTTGGGCTTAGGCGGAATAGGACAAGGTTATATCGCAGATAAGATTAAAGCATTACTTCAAATAAAAGGATGTAAATCAGGCTTAGTTAATGTTTCAGGAGATATAAATACTTGGGGAACACAACCAGATGGCAAATCTTGGACAGTAGGTATTGTAAATCCAATGAATAAAAATAAAGTATTTGCTACTTTTCCTTTAGAAGATAGTGCGGTAGAAACTTCAGGAAGTTATGAAAAATATGTAACCTTCAATGGTAAGCGTTATTCACATATTATCGATCCGAGAACAGGATATCCAGCAAGTGGTATTATTAGCGTATCTGTTTTTGCTAAACAAACGGAATTAGCAGATGCATTAGCCACTGGTATTTTTGTTTTGGGAATTGATGTGGGATTGGATTTAATCAACCAATTAAATGGAATAGGTTGCATCATAGTAGACGACAAAGGAAATATTCATGTTTCTAAAAATATAGACATTAAAAAATATCAATAA
- a CDS encoding thioredoxin family protein gives MRNLLFLIAFSLTQISFAQDWNYNFEEAKKLASEQDKNIIIVFSGSDWCAPCIKLDKNIWQSDAFKKEAGDNWIIVKADFPRKKANTLSKEQTEHNRKLAEKFNLEGSFPLVVVLDKTGKVLGKMGFKNVSPEEYIKMIHALEKK, from the coding sequence ATGAGAAATTTACTTTTTTTAATTGCTTTTTCCCTTACTCAAATTTCGTTTGCTCAAGATTGGAATTACAATTTTGAGGAAGCTAAAAAGTTAGCCTCAGAACAAGATAAAAATATTATCATTGTTTTTTCAGGTTCTGATTGGTGTGCGCCATGCATTAAGTTAGATAAAAATATTTGGCAGTCAGATGCTTTTAAAAAAGAAGCAGGAGATAACTGGATTATAGTTAAGGCAGATTTTCCTCGAAAAAAAGCAAACACCTTATCAAAAGAACAAACAGAACACAATAGAAAACTGGCTGAAAAATTTAATTTAGAAGGTAGTTTTCCATTAGTTGTTGTATTAGATAAAACAGGTAAAGTTTTAGGTAAAATGGGTTTCAAAAACGTTTCTCCTGAAGAGTATATTAAAATGATTCATGCATTAGAGAAAAAATGA
- a CDS encoding DUF1801 domain-containing protein, translating to MKPTEAYILRQPEKFQAMMLHVISVVEYELDACELLYKWGIPYFYYKKKPFCYLAPNHKKGFLDVGFAKGFQLKSNQHVLVDEKRNTVKSLRYFAIEEIDNKILIDVISEAKLLYN from the coding sequence ATGAAACCTACAGAAGCTTATATTCTTCGCCAACCAGAAAAGTTCCAAGCCATGATGTTGCATGTAATTTCGGTTGTTGAATATGAATTAGACGCATGTGAACTCCTTTATAAATGGGGGATTCCTTATTTCTATTACAAGAAAAAACCGTTTTGTTATTTAGCTCCTAATCACAAAAAAGGGTTTTTGGATGTTGGTTTTGCTAAAGGTTTTCAATTGAAAAGCAATCAGCATGTTTTAGTTGATGAAAAAAGGAATACGGTGAAATCGTTGCGTTATTTTGCTATTGAAGAAATTGATAATAAGATACTTATCGATGTGATTTCTGAAGCCAAGTTATTGTATAACTAA